In Pseudomonadota bacterium, one DNA window encodes the following:
- a CDS encoding adenylate kinase, whose product MRIILMGPPGCGKGTQGKMLEERYSIPQLSTGDMLRAAVGEGTEVGRKARSYMESGALVPDEVIIGIMRERLAKPDCERGYILDGFPRTVAQAEALERMLSEMKQGLLAAINLDVPDDEVVARIAGRRQCEKCGTGYHVLFKKPARDGVCDACGGRLYQRADDNEETVRARLANYKRQTEPLLGHYEGKGLLANVKGVGGIDEIYGNICSLIDKRAASGCK is encoded by the coding sequence ATACGCATAATATTGATGGGGCCCCCGGGCTGCGGCAAGGGGACCCAGGGAAAGATGCTCGAGGAGAGATATTCGATCCCTCAGCTCTCCACCGGCGACATGCTCCGCGCGGCGGTCGGCGAGGGCACAGAGGTCGGCAGGAAGGCGCGCTCCTACATGGAGAGCGGCGCCCTGGTGCCCGACGAGGTCATCATAGGCATAATGAGGGAGCGCCTTGCGAAGCCCGACTGTGAAAGGGGCTATATACTCGACGGGTTCCCCCGCACCGTGGCGCAGGCCGAGGCGCTGGAGAGGATGCTCTCGGAGATGAAGCAGGGGCTTCTCGCCGCGATCAACCTGGACGTACCTGACGACGAGGTCGTCGCCAGGATAGCGGGCCGCAGGCAGTGCGAGAAGTGCGGCACCGGCTACCACGTTCTTTTCAAGAAGCCGGCCCGCGACGGCGTCTGCGACGCGTGCGGCGGCAGGCTCTACCAGCGCGCGGATGACAACGAGGAGACGGTCCGCGCCAGGCTCGCGAACTACAAGCGCCAGACCGAGCCTTTGCTCGGCCACTACGAAGGGAAGGGGCTTTTGGCCAACGTTAAGGGCGTCGGGGGCATAGATGAGATATACGGGAACATCTGTTCTTTGATTGATAAGAGGGCTGCCTCGGGGTGTAAATGA
- the secY gene encoding preprotein translocase subunit SecY has protein sequence MADSITNIAKIPELRKRIFLTILLLGVYRIGIFVPTPGISADAVRNIVSQGTVFEIFNLFSGGALAQFSVFALGIMPYISASIIFQLLTVVVPSIERLSKEGEGGRKKITQYTRYGTVVLALVQGLGISVGLHKQGAVLPGVPVWEFYLTTMVTLAAGTSFLMWLGEMITERGIGNGISLIIFAGIVTRIPVGFRDAWATKEQYGGFFGFLMLLAFIAIIIAIIIYVERSYRKIPVQYAKRVVGNKMYGGQASHLPLKVNTAGVIPAIFASSIIMFPATIAQFSPGGVMQKVAATLSTGWFHSALYGGLIIFFAYFYTAVTFNPVDVAENMKKYGGFIPGIRPGKNTSDYIDRVLTRITLGGALYVAAICLLPYFLIQRFGIPSSLAYTFGGTSLLIVVGVAMDTLAQIESHLLTRHYEGFLGAKAGGRFRGRRS, from the coding sequence GTCCGAAACATCGTATCCCAGGGCACGGTCTTTGAAATCTTCAACCTGTTCTCCGGCGGCGCGCTTGCCCAGTTCTCGGTCTTCGCCCTTGGCATAATGCCCTATATCAGCGCGTCGATCATCTTCCAGCTCCTGACGGTGGTGGTCCCCTCCATAGAGAGGCTGTCGAAGGAGGGGGAGGGCGGGCGCAAGAAGATCACCCAGTACACGAGGTACGGCACGGTCGTGCTCGCCCTGGTGCAGGGCCTGGGGATCAGCGTCGGCCTGCATAAGCAGGGCGCGGTTCTGCCGGGCGTGCCGGTCTGGGAGTTCTATCTGACGACGATGGTCACGCTGGCGGCCGGCACCTCATTCCTCATGTGGCTGGGCGAGATGATAACCGAGCGCGGTATCGGAAACGGCATCTCCCTCATAATCTTCGCCGGCATCGTGACCCGCATCCCGGTCGGCTTCCGCGACGCGTGGGCCACCAAGGAGCAGTACGGCGGGTTCTTCGGTTTCCTGATGCTGCTCGCCTTCATCGCGATCATCATAGCCATCATCATATACGTCGAGAGGTCCTATCGGAAGATACCGGTGCAGTACGCCAAGCGCGTGGTGGGCAACAAGATGTACGGCGGCCAGGCCTCGCACCTCCCGCTCAAGGTCAACACCGCGGGCGTCATCCCGGCGATATTCGCTTCCTCCATCATCATGTTCCCCGCGACGATAGCGCAGTTCTCTCCGGGCGGCGTGATGCAGAAGGTGGCGGCCACTCTCTCCACCGGGTGGTTCCACAGCGCGCTCTACGGCGGGCTGATCATCTTCTTCGCGTATTTCTACACCGCGGTGACCTTCAACCCGGTCGACGTGGCGGAGAACATGAAGAAGTACGGCGGGTTCATCCCGGGGATCAGGCCGGGCAAGAACACCTCGGACTACATAGACAGGGTGCTCACGCGCATCACGCTCGGCGGGGCGCTCTACGTGGCTGCGATATGCCTGCTTCCGTACTTTTTGATACAGAGGTTCGGCATACCGTCTTCGCTGGCGTACACGTTCGGCGGCACCTCGCTGCTGATCGTCGTCGGCGTGGCGATGGACACGCTGGCCCAGATAGAATCGCACCTGCTCACCCGCCACTACGAGGGGTTCCTGGGGGCAAAGGCGGGCGGCCGATTCCGCGGGAGGAGAAGCTGA